The DNA region TTAATGTGTGTTTTCCAAACTATAAGGAATCTGGATACAGTTCAATCGATAATTGAAGGCACTACTTCCACCAACTGCTCTTACAACTTAAACCTACACAGTCTAGGTCTAAGGATCAACATGCAAGGTTCATCAGGTGCTAATGTAACCGAGTATTTGGGTGCTCTAGTGGAAGAGTCGGCTAATATGTATAAAAATCTCAACTATGAGAAGTTCTTAGAAATTGCCAAAATCAATAAGGAAAATCGAACAAATTCGAAGCGATTAGTTGCACAGAACCTATTAGCCCAAATTGCAGAGTGTCAATTGACAAACCCGCTGATTTCAAGGGATAAAAAGTGGTTGGTCTTCACTAAAGATATTGTATCTAAAGATAGCTAGGTTGGCCGGGTCATGGCatgtttttttcaatatcacaTTTTGCTAGTAAATGATGTAGGAAAGGAATCgataaaaaagaagaatcttCAATCGCTTGAGTTGACAGACACAAGTTCAACCATCAATGCTATCTGTTTTGAGCCTTCTAGCTACGGGAACAGCCGGGTCGATTGCAGAGCTGACCTTGGACCCTAGGTTGAAATACTGGGTCCTCCTACCGATTTCACTTGTAATGGTGTTAACGGGTATTTTACGTCAATACATCATGGTATTGATAGGCCCCAAATTGAGAGGCCAGCCAAGAGTAAAACAGACAGAATCtcaatatttattgaaaggACAAGCATTATTGGCAAATGGATCTAATTTAGACAGTGATTCATTCGAGataaggaaaatgaaactgtCTCAAATTCTAAGTGAAGGTAGATATGTCGCTAAAACAAATAATGGCAGCGCTGCTACAggcaaagaagaaatgcCAAACCCATTTACTGATCCAAACTTTTCAGATTCGATGATGTCCATGGCAAAGAGTAATTTGGCCAATTTTATCCCACAAACACTAATCATGTGGTGGGTTAATCACTTCTTTGCTGGCTTCGTTCTGATGAAACTACCTTTTCCATTAACAGTCCgtttcaaagaaatgcTACAAAGTGGTATCATGACTGCCGACTTAGACGTGCGTTGGGTTAGTGCTATTTCGTGGTATTTTATCTCAGTGTTAGGTTTGAACCCAGTATATAACCTTCTTTTAGCGGACTCAAATGGTGATCAGTTTGGACTAATGCAACAACAGGATATGATGATGGGTGGTCCTGGCCAACCACAGCCAGCTGACTTGATGAGAGGGTTGGCAAACGATCTGATGATTGTGCAACATGAAAGTTGCTTAGATAATGTTGAAGAAAGGGTCCTCAAACTATATAGttaattttgtaaataaattttattatgCCTAAAGCGAA from Kazachstania africana CBS 2517 chromosome 5, complete genome includes:
- the EMC3 gene encoding ER membrane complex subunit EMC3 (similar to Saccharomyces cerevisiae YKL207W; ancestral locus Anc_1.524), producing the protein MLSVLSLLATGTAGSIAELTLDPRLKYWVLLPISLVMVLTGILRQYIMVLIGPKLRGQPRVKQTESQYLLKGQALLANGSNLDSDSFEIRKMKLSQILSEGRYVAKTNNGSAATGKEEMPNPFTDPNFSDSMMSMAKSNLANFIPQTLIMWWVNHFFAGFVLMKLPFPLTVRFKEMLQSGIMTADLDVRWVSAISWYFISVLGLNPVYNLLLADSNGDQFGLMQQQDMMMGGPGQPQPADLMRGLANDLMIVQHESCLDNVEERVLKLYS
- the CBT1 gene encoding Cbt1p (similar to Saccharomyces cerevisiae CBT1 (YKL208W); ancestral locus Anc_1.525), which codes for MHIQLTMSSVFKDLLKTPQFVYKYPSKINERQLKSLERNIAKKYVREKYSRNLSEHNAFCLFQWEKPITKDEWFNKEYFWNEFVKNKYNASIRSFFDETAVSKSMFAASLKLNLFSRRNGVKQASLMCVFQTIRNLDTVQSIIEGTTSTNCSYNLNLHSLGLRINMQGSSGANVTEYLGALVEESANMYKNLNYEKFLEIAKINKENRTNSKRLVAQNLLAQIAECQLTNPLISRDKKWLVFTKDIVSKDS